One window from the genome of Pieris napi chromosome 12, ilPieNapi1.2, whole genome shotgun sequence encodes:
- the LOC125054630 gene encoding endochitinase A-like: protein MTSGDEVSTPMSHPVKITSSDVVSTPVSHPVKMTSGDEVSTPMSHPVKITSSDVVSTPVSHPVKMTSSDVVSTPVSHPVKITSSDVVSTPVSHPVKITSSDVVSTPVSHPVKITSSDVVSTPVSHPVKITSSDVVSTPVSHPVKITSSDVVSTPVSHPVKITSSDVVSTPLSHPVKITSSDVVSTPVSHPVKITSSDVVSTPVSHPVKITSSDVVSTPVSHPVKMTSSDVVSTPVSHPVKMTSSDVVSTPVSHPVKITSSDVVSTPVSHPVKMTSSDVVSTPVSHPVKMTSSDVVSTPVSHPVKITSSDVVSTPVSHPVKMTSSDVVSTPVSHPVKMTSSDVVSTPVSHPVKITSSDVVSTPVSHPVKITSSDEVSTPVSHPVKITSSDEVSTPVSHPVKITSSDEVSTPTSS from the coding sequence ATGACATCAGGCGATGAAGTCAGTACGCCAATGTCCCATCCCGTTAAAATAACATCAAGTGATGTAGTCAGCACGCCAGTGTCCCATCCCGTTAAAATGACATCAGGCGATGAAGTCAGTACGCCAATGTCCCATCCCGTTAAAATAACATCAAGTGATGTAGTCAGCACGCCAGTGTCCCATCCCGTTAAAATGACATCAAGTGATGTAGTCAGCACGCCAGTGTCCCATCCCGTTAAAATAACATCAAGTGATGTAGTCAGCACGCCAGTGTCCCATCCCGTTAAAATAACATCAAGTGATGTAGTCAGCACGCCAGTGTCCCATCCCGTTAAAATAACATCAAGTGATGTAGTCAGCACGCCAGTGTCCCATCCCGTTAAAATAACATCAAGTGATGTAGTCAGCACGCCAGTGTCCCATCCCGTTAAAATAACATCAAGTGATGTAGTCAGCACGCCAGTGTCCCATCCCGTTAAAATAACATCAAGTGATGTAGTCAGCACGCCATTGTCCCATCCCGTTAAAATAACATCAAGTGATGTAGTCAGCACGCCAGTGTCCCATCCCGTTAAAATAACATCAAGTGATGTAGTCAGCACGCCAGTGTCCCATCCCGTTAAAATAACATCAAGTGATGTAGTCAGCACGCCAGTGTCCCATCCCGTTAAAATGACGTCAAGTGATGTAGTCAGCACGCCAGTGTCCCATCCCGTTAAAATGACATCAAGTGATGTAGTCAGCACGCCAGTGTCCCATCCCGTTAAAATAACATCAAGTGATGTAGTCAGCACGCCAGTGTCCCATCCCGTTAAAATGACGTCAAGTGATGTAGTCAGCACGCCAGTGTCCCATCCCGTTAAAATGACATCAAGTGATGTAGTCAGCACGCCAGTGTCCCATCCCGTTAAAATAACATCAAGTGATGTAGTCAGCACGCCAGTGTCCCATCCCGTTAAAATGACGTCAAGTGATGTAGTCAGCACGCCAGTGTCCCATCCCGTTAAAATGACATCAAGTGATGTAGTCAGCACGCCAGTGTCCCATCCCGTTAAAATAACATCAAGTGATGTAGTCAGCACGCCAGTGTCCCATCCCGTTAAAATAACATCAAGTGATGAAGTCAGCACGCCAGTGTCCCATCCCGTTAAAATAACATCAAGTGATGAAGTCAGCACGCCAGTGTCCCATCCCGTTAAAATAACATCAAGTGATGAAGTCAGCACACCAACGTCCTCTTAA